Proteins encoded by one window of Lycium barbarum isolate Lr01 chromosome 11, ASM1917538v2, whole genome shotgun sequence:
- the LOC132617216 gene encoding myricetin 7/4'-O-methyltransferase 2-like encodes MSTSESSTELLQAQAQIWNYIFSFISSSAVRCAVQLDIPDVLYKHGKPMHISDLSTELSKVNPSKVSFLPILMRFLVHFGFLNQQEDRYSLAPASRLLAKNHESFNLRSLLLVIHDPIIHKPWFELSNWFQNDLPTTFHTVYGKPMWELFLEEPRLCDTFSDAMANDSRLIANVLITECKHIFENLTSLVDVGGGIGTVLDLPHVIRDLKGSGNLEFVGGSMFEKIPNANAILLEWIMHDWSDEDCVKILKKCKESTPGRDKGGKLIIIDTVLESPKHDTELVRAQYNMDMMMLVCLAGKERTKKEWGKLFNEAGFNECRITSILGSRCLIEVYP; translated from the exons ATGTCAACAAGTGAGAGTTCCACCGAGCTTCTCCAAGCTCAAGCTCAAATATGGAACTATATTTTCAGCTTCATAAGTTCTTCAGCAGTAAGATGTGCAGTTCAGTTAGACATTCCTGATGTACTTTACAAACATGGCAAGCCCATGCATATATCCGATCTCTCAACTGAGCTTTCCAAAGTTAATCCTTCTAAGGTTTCCTTCTTGCCAATTTTAATGCGATTTTTGGTTCATTTTGGTTTTCTAAATCAACAAGAAGATCGGTATTCTCTTGCCCCAGCTAGTCGCCTTCTTGCAAAAAATCATGAGTCTTTCAATTTGAGGTCACTCTTGCTTGTCATCCATGATCCAATCATTCATAAACCATGGTTTGAGTTAAGTAATTGGTTCCAAAATGATCTCCCTACTACTTTCCATACTGTTTATGGGAAACCTATGTGGGAATTATTTTTGGAAGAACCAAGATTATGTGATACTTTTAGTGATGCAATGGCTAATGATTCAAGATTGATTGCTAATGTGCTTATCACAGAGTGTAAACATATTTTTGAGAACCTGACATCGTTGGTGGATgttggaggtggcataggcactGTTCTTGATCTTCCTCATGTTATACGTGACCTAAAGGGAAGCGGGAACTTGGAGTTTGTTGGAGGAAGTATGTTTGAAAAGATTCCTAATGCTAATGCAATCTTACTCGAG TGGATTATGCATGATTGGAGCGACGAAGATTGTGTGAAGATACTGAAGAAATGCAAAGAGTCAACTCCAGGTAGAGATAAAGGAGGAAAATTGATAATCATTGACACAGTGCTGGAAAGTCCCAAGCACGACACTGAATTAGTTCGAGCACAATATAATATGGACATGATGATGCTGGTCTGTTTGGCCGGGAAAGAGAGAACTAAGAAGGAATGGGGAAAGCTCTTCAATGAAGCTGGTTTCAATGAATGCAGAATAACATCCATTTTGGGGTCAAGGTGTCTCATTGAAGTATACCCTTGA